The Synchiropus splendidus isolate RoL2022-P1 chromosome 5, RoL_Sspl_1.0, whole genome shotgun sequence DNA window ttTTAATGATATGGATCTTCTTCTTGTCAATCTTCCAGTCACACAGCATCTCAGAGGTTTATTGTTTCTCTGCATTGGTGGGCTTGATTTCAGATGCAGTCTGCTATTTTAATTTGTTACTCGTTTTTTTCGCTGATAGATACAATATgggcaaatatttttttacattaaatattGTTAACATCTCCAAACCTGAGttaaagaaaggaaagaaaggcACTGGAATACATGGCCTGGTGCCGGCTTCTACGCACCTCTGGCTCCTTGTCACTGAGGGATCCTGCACTGCAAAGAGACTGGTTCGATGATTCACTGTTGCCAGAATTCTGGGGGGGAAAACATTCATactcagttatttatttattcattcatttatttatttatttatacacatatacacattGAGTGATTTGCTTTGTCTTGATCTGCTTCCACAAAGACAACTCGCAAACTAGTACTCAGTACTACAGATGGAAAAGATCTCTGCCCTCCAAGAATTGGTACTGAttatctattcatccatccatccaaatcCAAGTCAACTTTCAAAGTGTAAGACAGGGCCGGAATAGATTGACAAGGAAATCCTGCCATTGTTCATGAGGATGACATTTCATCTCACAGCTTTCTAACTGTGTCCCGTGATCCATGCTTCATGATCCACACGTCAACAAGCAATACTTGGAACTAGAGATGCACCAAATATTGACTGTGGTTGTATGCAGAGGGTTGCCCGACTTAGATAATAGCTTGATTAAGCTGTCGATTCCAATTGCATCATGTTCTCCCGGTTTACAAGCAGTGACCTGAAAATCAAACTATGAGTAGTTGCCATCAGATTCAGACTGTTTTATTGTAGAAAGCGATGAAGTTGACTGATTAACTAATTGAATTATGAGGGTCCAGAATCACCACATCGGAGTGACGGTTCAACACAGCGaccatcatggagctgtcatcgcCATCAACCTACAAGTTGTCGGTTTTCGTTCCCaccagtcaagcacacacagtttaaccaatcaggtgtcaggtgaaacaagcagcaccagactgacaatcaactgtCAAGTCTACAGTCTTCAGTACATTAGAACTGTACtctacagtcttcagacacctgatcggagaagctgtgtgtgctagtTGGGTAggaacaaaaaccagcacccactgcggccctcgAGGACCGCGAGAACACCCCTGCctcaaaccaacaaatcacgtttTAATCTTCTTGTGGGAATTAACAATGAACGCAATAATTCTGTTTTCTGGGCTGTCACGTAACCACAGTCATTCATCAGCCAAATATATTTAGCcgaatggtgaaaaaaaaatttgaagaTTGTGGTGTGACACAATCACAGAATGAAACAACACACACCACATCCTGAACAACACTTTTCGCTTCAAATCGACAATGTGATATAAGAAAATGGGCctttcaaatttaaaaatgcattgcGGAGGTGACAAGGGGACATTCTGGCAGCAAACATCAGACGTGACTAATAGCCTAACAGAAGCAGTTCAACACAAGTCAAAATTATTTTGGCATTCCGGACCATGTATCACACgattcctctttatttgataatTTCTCTGTGGACCATGGTGTTAAATATTAAGTGCTTTGGCTCCATTGTGATGGCGAGGTTTCTGTGCAATTGTGATTtgaagtctgcatacagtgttaaacttttatttatttatttatttttattcgaaAGTGAAAGAGAGcgagaattttttttaaatcaatctaCCTAGAGCTAACTGTTTACATTGttattgtaaaaacaaaaacttttggAGTTCTAAAGAGTTTTATTTGGCTTTGGCTACAAATTTAAatttttggtgcatccctacttTGAAAAATGCGACTTAAACGTGGGAACTCAAACTCACTTTGAATTTTTGCAATAAACCTTGAAATAAGTCTTGAAATTTGTGACCAAACACCAACCTTGGCGACCCCAAGTCCAGTGAATCGCGCCTCAAGCAATTCCTGCTTCCGTGGGTCCAGGCTTAGAGCCTGGCTATTGAGTCCATCCATCGCGCCTTGAAAAAGACAAGCCAATGAAAGTTAGACAACACCACAACATTGATTGCATTATCAACAgacatgcatttatttgtttataactGATTGGTTGGCTGATATGTCCATGAGGACATATTTTTGCACTGTACCATCTGTCATTGCGGCTGATGCTTGTAATGGGCACTTTCCTGTTCAGATGAGGAGGTAGGCTTTGAAAGGGTTCAGAATCCCAACAACATAACATATATCAACATGACCATTTTACCTGGAAATGAATGCAGCGCAAAACTGAGTAGAGAAGTTAAGATACATTAGTAATAACCCTCAGTACCCAAACTGGTTCAGTTAGTTAATCAGAATGTTGCTATTTGGACAGGATGCtacttcaacacaacacagacagttatttatttgcttatttaaCTTCTGCTGTGATGCAGTACAATGTGGGTATTTCACAAACAAGTTTATGATGTGGTAGAAATTAAACTTTGCTTATGGCATCAACTTAGCGTCTTGATTCACTGACTTCTTTGTAGTAAAAGTGATAATGGGGCTGGTAGACAATCTATGATTCAGATGGATTGATAAAGCTAAGATGGGAGTTCCTCTACAGCGGACAGGGTCTTAAGAAGAAAACCTCATCgttaaaaatgtaattcaccATCAGGTCACATTATGAGAACCTCCTTTACCTAATGGGAGATTTGTAAGCCACGAAAACCACGAACAGGATCATGCGATAAATCGGAACAAGGCCAACCACCTTCAGGGGGAAAAGTCCGTGGAAACGCCAAACCACACCACGCAGCTCCAAGATGAGTTTAAATGGAGATTTTGTAGAGCATGAAGTGTTAACTAAGGGAGTTGAGCACAATAAGGGAGTAAAGCCGGCACCAGAATTGTTTAACCTAAAATTCGTTAGGTGACGAATATGCTAATTTAAATCACGAAATGTATTGCTGCTGAACTATAACTAATAGCTTGCGGTTCATCCGTAATGGTTACTCATGGAAATGTGGTTCATCAGTTAAGGACAAGCGACATGTTGTGAGGTTGAAGATGGACTGGGTTAAGTGGCTAAGTTAGCTTTCAATGACCAGCCATGCTAACAGCTGATGAAGTCGCTCACCTGGGGAAACTTaaagagtcagtcactcaccgAAACAAATGGTGTTTCGTCTTTCCCCCAGGTATCACCATGCATCTTGTAAAGACGTCCGAAATAAAGATGTGAAAGTTGGAAAATCCATGAGCTAGGCTTGAGTAAACTTCAGTCCTGGGAAGGCATTGGTTAGCTTAGCAAATGCTAGCTAGGAAGTGTGGTGTGGCCGGCTGCCGGTCCTGGTGTCATCCGGACGGAGGCCTTGATCCTCGGGCTTTCCTCGTTTTTCTAGGTGCTGACGCACGACCGAAACAGCCGCTGATGACCCCTTATTCCCGCTGTCAACTGCTGTCACATCTCTGATTTTGTTGCAGGCGTTTGCAAGAGGTTACGGAGCGTTACTGGTGGTTTTACAACGGCACAAGTTCCGTCACCTAATTGGAGTCCATTCTCAAAGCGTAGCAAAAGATCACAACAGAAATGCGAATACAAGCGACCCGGAGCGCGTCCCTGTGCTCCCATTAACCGGTAATGCTGCTCTTCTGGCCGAGACGCAACTGAAGTCACGGGGGTCACTTTGTGACAGTCTAAATCAACtttgaaatgtccaaaaatatagCGCTCAAAGTGAATAATGACCAAGAGAAatatgtgtatttaaaaaagcatGATGTGAATTCATCTTGACCGTGTAACTGAAGGAAATGTTCGTGTTAAATTCAATCAAGTATTCATCTAAAATGGACAGTGAGACAATTGGAATTAGACTAGTGTCTATGAGCCCTAGTTGCTACAGCTGCATCATAAACATGCACTTAACAGGTTTGACCATACTTAACAATAAGTGATGAAAAAACACATTGTTATGAAAGAAGTGCCCAGAACATTGTAACTGCAAAGTGTTACTCTACAATTGCACATCTAATGTGTTTATCAAACTGATGTCAGGGTAGATAATAGATACGCCAATCTAGAGACAATGTTGCGCTCCACTTGTTCTCACAATTTGGATCTGCAAGCTCTAGTCTAAACTAAAATAATGTAAGTCTCCAAACTGTTCCACTGCTACTTTGACCACTACCTTATACAGCATGTCGTGATGTCATAGCTTTTGCTTTGATCAAAGAAGAGGAAGCATATAAAATTGGTGTCATAGTTAAGAAGGTAGCAGTGCACTTATTCAACATCTTTGTTCTTTTTCCAATCTATTGTTCTCAGTGCCACCTTTACATCCAGACTGACCTGGATCTTGTCCTCAACTATAGGTTGCTTTTGAAAAGAAACcagagatttttttctttgacctGTCCATGAGATTTCCTCCTGCAAAAATAGGTGAAAGGGGAGATGGACGTCACAATGGCGGTGACCGTAAGTGTTTTTGGTGTCTTTTTGACAGCTCTACACAGTTTTTCTGTTGTCCACAATGTAAGAACTAACCCTGAAATCTCTTGCAGGCCCAAGCCGTCGTTATCCACCTGTGACCTATCCACCAGCTGATGAACATGATCTATTGATTATTGCATGGAGGGAGTACATAAGCAACCTTGTCAGGGAACTAACTGAGCAACCAAACTACATTGTGGTACAGGACGCCATCCAAAATGCACCagacaacaatgacaacaatgttgtgttttttattatcGTTGAGCAAGACGATGAAGAAAATGCCCTGGATGGGGAACACATTGTAAACAATGATAATGTTGGACAAGATGGGAACAACCTGCAGCACAGCAAtgaaaatgaggatgaaaatgaGGAGTATGTGAGTATTGATAACGATGTTGCTGACATCTATGGTAATATCTCAAATGAGGAAAATGCAGGAAACAGACAAGACAACTATGAAGTGGACTATATTGCAAATGACGTCAGTAACAGCCATGACTCTGACAACGTCTCCAATAGCGCACCATATGATGACAGCATAAATAGTACAAATGCAGAGGATTTGTCAGGTGAAGTTGCTGTACCTGAGGAGGAGCTGAGTTTAAGTGGAGAAGAAGATCCATTGCTTGGTGGCTTGGCAGTGAGAACACAAGATGGGAGTGTAAGGACAGTGAAAAAATATTCCTATGACATGTCTAACTCTTCTGACAGTAGCAGAGAGAGCGAAAATCTTGCCTGCTCCCTCCTCATATGTGACCTTGATAAtaatgttggtgatgatgtcaaTGAGAATGAAGTTGAAGCCCATGACAATTCACACCTTTTCATGGCCGAGAACCATTCAAGTGACGAGGAAGGAGAGTGAAAAGCTTCAAATGCCAGCAGCAAGGAGCCAACCAGTGTTTTGCGGTTTCAGActtcttaattttattttcccattgaaaataaataaataaataaattcatgaacaaTGAAAAGCAGCACGCCACATTCCTCTCAGTGAAGAACAATGAAAGTTCCCAATGAGCAACAGTGCAAGAAAGTGGATGCCGGCGCAACACTCAACAACATATTTATCAAAAGACTGAAATAGAACAAAAGTTACGAACTGTCATATTGAGTAAATAAGTTAAGTAATTTAACATGTTATCTGGTGGTGAAAGACCACACAGCGGCCTCCTGGATAGCACTCTCCCCTTACaacaagaaggttgtgggttcaacCCCTGGGTTGGACCACCTGTCTGCATGGAGCTTGCATGCGTGTGGGGtttctcagatttcctcccGAAGACATGCTCGCTAGGTTAAATAGTCACTCTAAAATTACCCACAGGTGTGGTGGgttcttgtacttctgtctttgtgaaaACCTGTATAtctttttaatcaacagagtgtggacatttttgcaaagtgaggatatttgggccggtcctcactttctCATTCCTCATTTTGAGAGTTAAAACGAcaaaatagctttttatttattataattgggttttagtttggttaagcgtaaaggttaagtttagccatttgttttgtttgatggttaggtttagggtgagaggttggggaaagcattatgttaatgtaccgtattttccggactataagccgcaactttcttcttgcggtctgaaccctgcggcttatacaatgatgcggctaatatatggatttttactaggGATGCTGCAgtcgatcggccaccgattatgaaaggctgatctcgaCTGTCActgtcattgctgatcacaaaatctgatcacatgtgacagctggCACTCACCGCCCGCTGTTTGTGATGCGttcgctcctccctccctgcctgccGACTCGCCGCTTGCTTGTTAATGGCATGTCTACTGCTgaggtttttttcagtctgtcatgtaaagtttgcatcctgcagcacatgcacattaaaaggcgtcaacgccacgaattcaatacgacaccagcacttgacggagcacagagagttttcaggTTTCcccatgaaagtgaaactgcaggaaccagcagtcactcgcagacactcgccggtctgagtgtgacattcggaacgggaaacatattTCCTAAgacaggggtgtccaaactttttGCAAAGGGGGCCAGATTTGGTGCGGTAAAAATGTGGGGGGCCGACCTTGGCTGACGTTCTTTACgtacaacaacaatatatttaaacaaattttAGCAGGCCATTATGTGtttcacatttgcttttttattataatttcaaAAATCTTAagcatgtgttttggtttttgtgttttggttcaACATGCATATCACATGCAGCACAATATCACATAACTTAAGAAGTAATTGTACTCTTGAGTGCAAAttacatgaaacatgaaatatatcacCATGGCAGTTCAAGGTTCAGTGAAAGGTTCTCAGTGAAAGGTTTGCAATGCTTTGTGATCAGTGCTGCTACCTCGTAACTAGCCTTTGTAGCATTCTCATTTGACTCTCGGGCTCTTGCAAAATACTGCTGCTGTGAGATTAAACTAGCTTCAAGTTGCTTCAATTTCTTGCTGCGTTCCTTCCCTGTAATCTTGTCGCACGTCAGCGTGTCTCATTTGGTAATGTTGCTTGACATTGAACTCTTTAAAAACAGCCACTGTCTCTTGGCAAATGAGGCAGACACAGTTGTTGCGTATTTCAGTGAAGAAATAGTCCAATTTCCACCTATCATTGAAGCGTCGGCCCTCgcagtcaactttccttttttttgtttattgtcgCCATTTTAGAAAATTGGGGGTAAAGCGTCATACGCAGTGATGTCGCTCAGAGTGCTGCTGCCCTCTATTGGGTAATTGAGTAACAGCATTCAGTGTGTAAGCTACTTCATATGCTGGTAGCAGTACTGCTGCTCAATTTAATAAGTCTATGTGCGGGCCAGACGTTATTGATTTTATGACAGAGGCTGCGGGCCGGATTATATTTGACCATGGGCCGCattggcccccgggccggacTTTGGACATGTCTGGcttaagaaataatcattaatttcatcGAGCCTTTCTCATGTGTCAttttaagacggaatcgacGGGGACCGAAttcgctgctgttttgtgtatGTCAGATGCAGggttctttggccacctgaatctgaaacttttgtaaatgtccagagtgggaagtttcatgaaagaggatgaagacagctgcttcagctgagtgctctccctgtctctcggagcatccctagtttttacagtctcaagagcgtcatgctggcaaaaatattgagcctcgtcacatcaaacggATGACATCatgggcattttatttacctttaaagcgctcaaactGCGCTCaagttttcgcccgtgtgtccgcagATCTGTCAaaagagacgatctactggagggtgaaaacagcactttttgaacactataaatgtaaataagatgtgaggaattcatgattgaagttcagaacattggtgGAACAACACAATGTATTTAACGGTAAGGAGCcttttgactgttttgtttttaaaactattAGCAATAATTTACTATTTTCAGTCATGGCTGTACCCAAGCAATAACATTTGTTTAGTTAGAAAACCAAGTACTATTGTCATGCCTAACATGTTTGTCTGAATACTAGCATACTAACCATTAACTAACCAGTAACCAAGAGCAGTAGGTATCAAGTTCAGACATTAGTCCCCAACCTGTGTGCCTGCATGGACGTGTTTCAGGCCTTTTGAACAAACTTTTAAAATGTTgtaagagagaagaaggatacaccaaaatgtcaaaactgtttgatttatgaccctggagataataaaacacctccccttccggaggtaataaaaccacccctccccctttttatataaaaaagaaattaaaataataacccctccccctttttatataaaaaagaaattaaaataatacccctcccccttttttatatcaacagggaattaaaataataacccttccctcgaaggtcaaggtcaacctgtgtgatgcatgggtgggaggccgctacatcctcgcagccgcaacaaacggttaggtctggtagaaggtcaggtagggtctgctcgaGGGGAGGGGTTTGAGTGGCTCTGGAGGATTATCTTAagaatgtggggggaaaaaagaaaaaataagatattgaaaataaaactttaaagtttcagcattagtcaatgttcaagctgtttctgcattgtagactaaataatctaaacgtgttagtagctacaatattaattctggtttaaacgttttagaagttattgaacatcttatgaaacagtttttcattcttgaaatatttcttaaagataaaacagtagaaagaaaacactttttttttttagtcttcactaatagttcaaatgactcagctacacaactcatgcaccattttcaaaatgtgtttaaaacagataatttctacttgtaaaatacttttagtttttcagaaaataaggttgagtgaacaaggataaaacaaaagaaagaaatacctttagttttcagaaaataaggttgagtgaacaaagataaaacaaaagaaagaaatacctttagttttcagcattagttcaaatgacacagctatccaactcgcatgagtttctgttgaattagtctatttaattttataccctgtgtgagtttgaaacaatgcatttttacttactcaggaaatacttagaaaaaaagaggtcaacagaggggggacaacagtcattaggcctgactctttctcagacactgaaacagagtctgtggtaaccggttaatttgctgaggagatgtgagttctttcccgtccggttgaatcttcaaaagagacaatctgaagacctctgtctgaagacaaacctcattcgtctatctgaaggcaaacctcgctgttcagactaagtgcgcacacacacacacacgcacgcacgcacgcaggcaggcacacatacacacacacagacatacacacacacaggtcacctggctgtagacccctccttttcaaattgcatcatttgacagcggaaaagtttacacctctgagctatctagcaaacgctgagctcttccaacatttttatccaaaatcaacaaaggtatAGCCTAGACCCTgcccgcacgaatggagtatttagacgacccagatcagaccacattttacaacggttcaggggtaacctttgctgttgaccaggccttacacaacttcatacgacaccttttaaaattgcatcattttgaTGGTGGAtaagtttactcctctgagctatctagcaaacgctgagctcttccaacattgtttaatccaaaatcaacacaggtatcgcCTAGCCCCTgcccgcacgaatggagtatttagatgacCCCGATCAGACctcattttacaacggttcaggtgtaacctttgctgttgaccagaccttacACAAGTTCATACGAcatcttttaaaattgcatcatttaacaacggaaaagtttccacctctgagctatctagcaaacgctgagctcttccaacattgttttatccaaaatcaacaaggtatcaCCTAGGCCCTTCCCACGCaaaggagtatttaggtgaccctgatcagaccatgctttacatcagttcaggggtaacctttgctgctgaccagaccatccagaactccatccaaccccttttcaaacggactccggTCTCGctatggacgcctcttcctctgcacgccgtaggtgaatatttctatatgtatacagtatatctgtgtatctacatatacaagtattataagtattatataaaacgttatgtcatgtttatcacatctcttttcattcacagacgtcgtcacccatctgcgTGACGTTCTTTTAACGCAGAgcgatacaggtaaaaagatttaattattttataattcgttgttaatatctctattatttaCTACATACCCTAcccttctattttcagacattgttgAG harbors:
- the LOC128758598 gene encoding uncharacterized protein LOC128758598, giving the protein MRFPPAKIGERGDGRHNGGDRPSRRYPPVTYPPADEHDLLIIAWREYISNLVRELTEQPNYIVVQDAIQNAPDNNDNNVVFFIIVEQDDEENALDGEHIVNNDNVGQDGNNLQHSNENEDENEEYVSIDNDVADIYGNISNEENAGNRQDNYEVDYIANDVSNSHDSDNVSNSAPYDDSINSTNAEDLSGEVAVPEEELSLSGEEDPLLGGLAVRTQDGSVRTVKKYSYDMSNSSDSSRESENLACSLLICDLDNNVGDDVNENEVEAHDNSHLFMAENHSSDEEGE